atttcataaaaataagcACTAACCAaagtttttttacaatatttgcgtttatgtacataattaatttaattctatttttatttaatttttattacgtatCTGATCATTTGCTTAGGACTAATCTATTGTAAAAAcgtttttcttgtaaaattgtataaaaattataaataattatttaaattacaatttgagGTTTTCTTCGACAAATATAACTAAACGGTTAACGCAATCGTTTCTGTATTCTCTTTTGATGCTACTATTCCACTTCTTTTAAATGTGGTATACAGCCTACAAAAATCCTTAATGAAATAGGTATGaacaagaaaatatattttcgaaatCTGATTTACAATGAgactagccgtgcccgcgacttcgttcgcatggaatttaacaaaaaaattatataaaataaattcctaaaataaaagtagtctaagttactccttactatatcaactaactgccaatgaaagtcccgttaaaatcgttccagacagacaaaaattgtaaaaaatgttattttggtatatgtgtcttgtatacatccatatatacgcatttagtaaaaagcggttattttaatattacaaacagacactccaattttatttatttgtataaattagcATAATTATCACAATTGTAGACTGTAATATGTATAACAACACattagttttgtaatattaataaaaggaaTTACGTCATTAAgaagtatatacatatttatattatactttccGACTACGCCAATATTCGGTAATACTTGTGTCAATATACGACTTAATTAGAAAAACTAATCGTAACAAGtaacgttttaattaattacagcgctatattgttaaccgacttcattaAAAGGACGGTCTCAATTaggctgtattttttatgtgtgtccCGATTTTAACCGACGATCGCCGATCCTACAGCTGgcgcttgtcgtgtggtcccatttaactttgatcgaaatctgacgagtgatttttgagttatctccgATAATGCGTGTTTAATTGATTCATTTTCAAGTacctacattttattacttgtctgtctaaattgaagtctgttttttgcgagcaacacaattatattgaaCTAATGTAGGGcaaagcagaaaatatcctgctccaaATCTGGAACAGCCGACTGCAGAAGTACTTAGACCCTACAATTAGCAGCAATTAGCAATATTGTAGGTTATTGCGGCTTTAAGGTGTcagtttattttaagaaatggGTCTCTTGaccaaaatagtttaaaaattactGATTTATACactataataagtatattaagtAATACAATTTTCCTAGGAATACTAATTATTAAATCTATAAGTTTCTTATTTGAATTTACTCAATGTAAGTAGGTATTCACCTGTATACATGGCCGGATTTAGGAGAAGGCAACCGGGGCTACAGCCATAAGGCCTCCACAAAAGAGGGGACCCCGCAACAGAGACTtcggaaaaaaaatcaatttcaaaCTAATAAACACTTGTAAACaacattttctttcattttttttttcgtgtttcaacttttaaaaaaactCCACTCCTTTATTGTCCCAAGGCCTTCAAACCTCTAAGTCTGGCCCTGCTTGTATACTTGAATGAATTTGAAATTATGTGAAAACAAACTATTATACTCAGGTCTCTGGTTCTTTTTGAAATGACACCTTAAAGCGACGCCAAATTGTACTGATATGTCACCAGTACAATATGGCGTCACCAATACAATATAGCAATGACAAATTAAATTACGCCTAACAATTTGAAAACTTTACATACCACTTCATTTTCGTTTGCGTGATGACCGTGTTGATGATCATAATTATGACCGTTATTCTGGTGATTGTCGTAATTATGACCATTGTTTTGGTGGTGATTATAATTATGACCACTGTTCTGGTggttgttaaaattattaccaCTTCCAGTAAAAGAATTCGGTGGTAGGTAGCTGCTGGGCAAATTTAAAcctggaatttaaaaaaaaattatatttgtatgtttatagaaactttttttatgatattttattaaatagttaatatcttaaattatactattattaataaatacaaagatAATATTGACAACGATGAATTTTCACAAAAGTTTATACACGAGGATTGAAAAACGCTGCTTGAAAgaggctttatttatttttcttataaaatgtttaaaatacataCCGTATGTGTGGGCATATGTTTATGACTGTGATTTAATTTGTCATTATACAATCTTCCTTGAAAgtgacatttataaaaattacttattagttAAACTACTTATTAAAACAATAGAACGATTCTTTTTTCTCGACTCTACCtcatttcagcctgtaatatcccacggctgaGCATAGGCATCTGTCTCCATACTATGGGTAACGaccgctattaggtgtacacgataacaaccgggaccgacggcttacgtGCTATCCGAGACACGCTagaaagacccacaaggactgcacaaacacccagaccacagcaaacatctatatggaaaatacaaatgtttgtcaagtgcggggatcgaaccagcaaccgccagcgcaacagacataaaccagtgctgtgacattTGCGCCAACTCTACCTACCTACCCTTCAATCACTACCTAACCCATGCTCCATGACCTAACctctaattaattttatgtttacttgggcattataaaatattatgagatgactttataattatttgaaataaaaagtgtaCTTACTAGTTTTTGGAGGCAAGTAACTATTGGAAGGTGTAATATATGAGTTTGAGTGATAATTGTTCGGCTCATAGTGGTATCCTTGCACCGGTGGCTCACAGTAAACCAACGCAAACAGGCTCAAGGCGAAACTGAAAATCTAAAAGAAAATCAATCATTATTAGATTGTCTATGATTTAGCTTCATTAGCTGAAGACTTAGATATTTGTTACGATAATTGAGTTTGTTCTCGAAcagaaaaaccgatttcaatcaTCGATAAGTATTAAAATGAGATAACGaagacatttaatttaatttatgtttgggaaacaaacagatatACATGAAATAGGAAATAATACGCATATTAGGGATAACACAATAATTGTCGTCagatctcgttcaaatttaaatgggatcacgtGACAAGCgatttgtgcagtctttgtgcaGACTGAAGCATACATGACTAGCACTAGTTTTCGAATATccatataaaaatgtcattatcAGTTTACAGAACAAAAGATATGAGCTAGCATATAATCAATCATTATTAATCACTAACAATTGACAAGTATCAATAACTTCATTGATTATGTTTTCGTCAAAGACGTTGTATtacacctcataactttttactaggtctACCAATtctgatagttctttttttaaatcaaaggtTGGTACTTGTCATattgtcctatttaaatttggtcgagatCTGATAAGCGCTTTTAGAGCTAtccctaataataataataataataataatatcatataagTTTATTTCAGACGAAGGACCAAGGTTCCACAAAGAAAAGCATACAAAATAGTTTacataaaacaaagaaaatacaacaaaataaatcaatttcaaacacaaacaaagaattatataaattgcattacatttaatttacctAGCATTCATCCACATCCATATAGTATACCTACATTCATTCATCATCACAAATTAGTTACACCATGAgcaagattttataataatatagagaAAAGCtacaaacatataattaaacattaaattaaataaatcgtaTAATGTCAATAGTAAGTCAAtcctatttttttaacaatgtaGGTACTCGACAATTCTTTCGTCTATCTAAgagtacgttgtattatttgtcgatgtaattgaagtcgcctttttttttagtttgtgagtaactcacaattattttaagtcaGTTTCGATGTAATAACACTTAAAACCTTTCACATAAATTCCGCTCTGATCCAGCTATCAAGTTTATCTGATGACCCAACAACCTATGGTGATAATTATGGGAAAACGTCTTCCGTGAAATAATTGTGACGGACGGACAATAGTGTGGAGTAAGTGTACTAACACCGCTTACCAATCATTAGGTAATGTTGCAAGTGaccaattattacattttagatATTATGATTAGAAGAGCCTAGGTGTAATAATGCTGGTTTTTAATACagattaaataaagatatattttttttaatttttaaatgagttCAAAAAAGGAACAGGTTCTCAGTTTGACtgcatttttatttgtgttaatctcataactttttactttttttataataatattgtagtcGAAAGCGTTTGTCATTTCAATCCGTTTCAATTTGTTGgagatctgacgagtatttGGGATTTATCCCTAATAAcgtgtatttaattgattattttttcgattacttaatatattactCTTCCGATGTAAACTGAAGTCACTttttttacacgctttttatcAGCTTGACGTGTGTCTGTATttttgtaaccgactcctttgcTCTTCATTTTGATCGACTTCAAACGATCGAATTCCATTTAAACTTAGCCGAAGTCGTTAAGCCGAATAAAACGCTTGaaatattacttcaaaaataaaatcttaaaaaagttaacgtttaataaatacaaagttgAGGAAAGTGTTGAAGAAGTGGTGTTTTTTATTACCATTAAATGTTATTGTCATTGAGATTcttttataaatgaaacaaaattatcaCCGCCCGAACAGGGACTTGAACCCTGGACCCTTGGATTAAAAGTCCAATGCTCTACCGACTGAGCTATCCGGGCTACACATATTGATGTATAAATATTCTACTATACGTATGTATTACATAATTCTTACTTTATTTAATCACTGTTTATTGatcatttcaaatttattttttatttattgtttattgcgtacgtatgtgtataatgtatatatattttttttacttatttatatttatataccacctgcacatctgaaaagcaatatccctttcattatcaggttgtctggaagagattgctttttagcaataagttcgtaaattttgttctttatttaaatgtgcaataaagtatattattattattattaatttgataaaaaatttataactgtTTTTTCTGGATATAGCGTGGTGTTATTATAGCGTATTACCTTTTTAATAAACGGACTTAAAAAGCTTTTAGGTACATACATAGATTTAAAGTTCTTGCGGTTGGTACTACTGAACTAACTTCTTTAATATGAGCAGATATGCTCTACTTAATGAGACATAAACGACACTAATTCATTCTCTTCCTACACACATAGACACGGATgtacaaaaaaacattatacttatttattagcccgttagcgcagtttgtagtgaacgtgttttctgttccgcgggttgcgcgTTCGAATCTCGCCTGAGtccgggtgtaatatttgtatttatacatctttatatgtatcatttctatatatatttatcagaaaaaaaattacatataacagtcggctgttacatataacataagcattaaatTCTTTACCTTAGGAactgacgaccgtgtgtgtttgttaaaagatatttatttatttataatataaaaatgagtcgctgaatgtgttgctaagcgcaaaactcgagaacggttggaccgatttcgctaattatttttttaaaatattccttgaagtaggaggatggttcttacggagagaaaaattctaaaaaattttttttaaatttcctgaaaaagtctaaaaacaacacttttctatactcccatacaaaagatttgtgataatacttaaaagtcaatttgaactttaataccatacgataaagtttgtgttaggcgatacgaagttcgccgggtcagctagtttattataaaaccgAATCATCAATAACTTTCatcaaaaaataactattatgtTAACACACACAaattcacacacacatacacatacaagttTTCATACTTCTGTATAACTTCTTAAGAAACTTTTAGACCAAAAAAAACGAGcataaaacttataacaatCCATTGTTCCAGTTGTATTGTGTTCCGTTAGTAGCCTTTTGGTTACTTACTGTTTTAACAATTATAACAAGAGGTACTTTGTACCGCGGTTTTACCTCCAATAAAGTTTCATCCGTCCCTACTCTAAGTCAAAACTTTTTTCGaacttttttatcattttatcaactaatttttttttaaacaatttaactCAATTCGCTTAAaacgtttttagaattttgattATGGTTAAGGTTCAACGTGTAACATATGAAtcagaaggattggagcttaattcaccacgctgctccactgcatgGTGACGGATaaattccctaccatgagtaacgatcgctatcaggtgtatatgataacaaccgtgaccgacagtttaacgtgctctccgaggcacggtcgggagacacacaaggacaGAAATACAAaccggaaaaaatatttgttcaaatacaatTAACCATAACCGccggtattttatttaaacgcgTAAATGaaactcgcaccactacaccagagcttAGGggtatccattaattacgtgagctatttttcgatcagtttagacccctcccccccttaggtgagatttagtgagattttcctggacccccccccccctccctttATGTGAAATTGACGCTGAATATCATAGAGATTGGCGgataataataaactgttcaaatatactatagttaattaatttaaattaaataaaattcaaagcaaaaactaaatgattttaataggatttattttagcgggcaaaatgaacactcaaaatatatattttttaatatctgtaatattttttattttttgaagttacgGTGAGATTTTCGACTATCccccctcggtttaaatgagatttggtgagattttaTTGGACCCCTTCCCCCGCCATTCTGAGCTTACGTAATTAACGGATGTCCCCTTAGaacttattttgattaaaaaaatgttttttaaagaaTCTGTCAAATTCTTAGGTTTAATCCTTGAAAACGAATCCTAAAATTTTACCCTTTCTCTTTTTGAAATGTGAAGTGAcctttcataatttattatattgtgtatACATTGTATTAATCCTCTGTGCCTAACTATGTAAACGTAACACCGTGTAATGACAATGTAATTCTCAAGAGACTTTCTTATTCAAATACAATAACAAAGAAACAATTACATTGTATTACCAAAAATctgttttgtttcgtttgtaTTTCATTAAAAGCATTAACAGCttctgtattatatttatataattgtgtttattattacaaCTTGACTCGATGCTCGCAAAGGcttacagcaggaatttcctgcttaaaatatggagtagcccgactggggtagtatctcgaccttactgaagatcacagctaaataatactgttttcaagcagtattgtgttcctgttgctgagtaaggtgaccagagctcctgtggggggggggggttggggattgagttggcaacgcgcttgcgatggttctggtgttgcaggcgtctataggctgcggtaatctcttaccatcaggtgagccgtatgcttgtttgccgacctagtgatatataaaaaaaaaggaaaaaaatctgACTTcattaacatcgacaagtaataatacaacgtaagtattttttatatttatcacaaaACAACCATCATCTTTTGATTAAAccaaaaccatcaaaatcgttacactcAGTGAAatattatgcggtataatacaacataattcgacg
The nucleotide sequence above comes from Melitaea cinxia chromosome 28, ilMelCinx1.1, whole genome shotgun sequence. Encoded proteins:
- the LOC123667394 gene encoding pro-resilin-like, with amino-acid sequence MKSKGVGYKNTDTRQADKKRVKKIFSFALSLFALVYCEPPVQGYHYEPNNYHSNSYITPSNSYLPPKTSLNLPSSYLPPNSFTGSGNNFNNHQNSGHNYNHHQNNGHNYDNHQNNGHNYDHQHGHHANENEVPKSYEFGYSVKDAKSGNDYDRREMSDGNVVRGEYRVQLPDGRTQIVTYHADWRTGFHADVRYEGQARYPDSSNQGYNYNAPDFSGSLTGFQSNVGYKPVYGPPGYH